The Anopheles moucheti chromosome 3, idAnoMoucSN_F20_07, whole genome shotgun sequence genome contains the following window.
CCTAGCGCGAGTTGGATAGTAAACTGTTGCGCTTCAGAAACACACTGCGTTCCAAAATTAAAGCTGCACtcgtttttattgatttaaaaaaattaaaatcaaatagaTCATAGGCCTGTTCACGGTAATGTCGCAAAAGTGTATCAATGGAAACTTTAACAGTTCGGATGAGGCCATGTGAGATTTCAAGCAAATCTCTGGAGAGGCcaggaaaattgaaataaagtCGAGACGTTCTCCGTGAAGGTTCTGGATTAAATCTAACTTTATTCGACGTTGCTTTtatactaacaatgtgtctAGGTGTTGGTAAAAATCACGACACGACGTTTACATGTGTTGGTGAATGCTGTGCGTGGGATAAAATTGCTTATTTGTGCGTTGGTCCTAACCAAACAAGGCAATCGAACCATCGGTAATTCCGTTTCCTTCACTGTCGGCTTGTGGCTTGCTAGGCCTGTGCTcaatgcatttttgttaacACATGTGCATGCTGGATCCTAACACCTCGTAAATAATTTGGGCTTCGTTGCGCAGGTCAATGTTACTCACTTATGTCCCTCAAGAGTGCAGCTTGCTCTTGACTTGCATTTAAGGACTAACGTTTTTTCGACCGCGCCGAGTGTCTGTTTATTTTCAGGATTTTATGATCTACGCTGGTTTCGTGCATCCTGGATTCGCTCGTTTCGTGGACCTTTCTCAAACACTTTCTTCATTTACGAGTTCATTTACGATAAGTTACAAATTGACATAAACCTAGTCGTTGTGTACCCCGGGCAGAGTttctggtaatttttttttaaatcatatgtaaaaacaacaaccgagTGAGGCTATCATTTTGGGACACAGTGTAGTACTTTCGGGAGgagaaaacaagcaaaaacatcCTATTGTAATAGGCACAAAGCATAGCGTAGGTTCCTAGGGTTCAAGCGAAAACGCTTTGCAAGGTTAGCCAATGCATGACAATAACAATGATATCTTCTCATCCTTACTATCAAAGGAAGGTTCGTTGTGCTTGCGGTTAATTGTCTGTAGAAATCGGTTGCCTTCCCATATCAATACGAAAAGGTTAACAGAGTAAAGAATTGGAAAGACGATAGCTACTGGACAATAGACTAGGATTTTGGTTACCAGAAATCCGTTTTTTCACTGCGAACCATCCGAGAATCAGTCGCAATAGATTGATTCTACGCAGATATGAgcgaacaatcgaaaactaTTGTTATAGGAATAACGAACGTTTCtcccaataaaaaaaatcattttgtggGAAAGCATAAAAACTAATTTGTATTTCACATAAGTCTAAATGAAACAACTCTCATACTGGAACTAAATCCAACATTGTTCCGAAATTAACAACAGGCCTGCTTGGATCCGAACAGGCGTTGAGTTGTTGCGTCCGCAATCTATTCGTTGCTTGTTTGAACATGTTGAATCGCGTTTCCTTTACGTTTCGAGTATGGCATGTAGCGGTTAGCAATTTGCTTGCACGTAGCCTGCTGTGTGAGCGGTTCCTGGTTCTGGTTGGTTCAACGCGTTGCCATTGCCAACATGTGGCATTTCTCCGGATTGTCCGGAAGTACAATTTTCATGCGTTCTCTGCAATTCATTAGCTTCGTGGATGATTCGATCACATTGAACATACATTTGTGGATCAAAGATGAAAACGAAATATCTGGGTGGAGGAAATTCTGATCGTCGTAGTTGTCCGCCTAGAGAGCAGCCTTTCCGTTGACGGGGACGATCTCGAGGCAGTCCAGATGTTTTACTACTTCGGTACGATCCAGACAACGTCTAAAGCAGGTACATCCAGAGATGCTTTGTTATGCGGAACGCTGAATATAATGGCCTCAATAAACTCTTACGATCCAGAAGACACCATCAAGTCATGAAATGAAGCACATAGTACACCCGGATACGTTCATGTATtgacaatatttattttgttttaaaaatcaaataaaaccatATAAATAACATGAGTACTATCCTAGCGTTGTTGGTTCCGATACATTTCGGATCCTTTGCGGGCTAGCTGATCCGCCCGCTCGTTACCCAGAATGCCACAGTGTGCATCAACGTGGTTCCACTTAATTTTCATACCGCCCGTACGCAGCTCGCGATCAAGCTCCTGGAAGTCGGCCTTATTCTTCACCGGACCACCACTGGCCAGGGTCCAGTTGCGCCGTTTCCATCCCTAAATCCGCTTGGTAGTAGAATATAATCGATAAAAAACTTCGAATCGGTGTTGATTTGAAGCTGCTGAATGCCTTGCTCACGGGCGATCCGGATTGCCAACGAGGCAGTCTGTATCTCGCCGCAATTGTTTGTGGCCAATAGACCTGCTCGGATCGGAAACGGCGTTGATGTTGTTGCGTCCGCAATCTACTCGTTGCTTGTTTGAACATGTTGAATCGCGTTTCCTTTACGTTTCGAGTATGGCATGTAGCGGTTAGCAATTTGCTTGCACGTAGCCTGCTGTGTGAGCGGTTCCTGGTTCTGGTTGGTTCAACGCGTAGCCATTGCCAACATGTGGCATTTCTCCGGATTGTCCGGAAGTACAATTTTCATGCGTTCTCTTCAATTCATTAGCTTCGTGGATGATTCGATCACATTGAACATACATTTGTGGATCGAAGATGAAAACGAAATATCTGGGTGGAGGAAATTCTGATCGTCATAGTTGTCCGCCTGGAGAGCAGCCTTTCCGTTGACGGGGACGATCTCGAGGCAGTCCAGATGTTTTACTACTTCGGTACGATCCAGACAACGACCAAAGCAGGTACATCCAGAGATGCTTTGTTATGCGGAACCCTGAATATAATGTCCTTAACAAACTCTTACGATTCAGAAGACACCATCAAGTCATGAAATGAAGCACATAGTGCACCCGGATACGTTCATGTATtgacaatatttattttgtttcaaaaatcaaacaaaaccatataAATAACATGAGTACTATCCTAGCGTTGTTGGTTCCGATACATTTCGGATCCTTTGCGGGCTAGCTGGTCCGCCCGCTCGTTACCCAGAATGCCACAGTGTGCATCAACGTGGTTCCACTTAATTTTCATATCGCCCGTACGCAGCTCGCGATCAAGCTCCTGGAAGTCGGCCTTATTCTTCACCGGACCACCACTGGCCAGTGTCCAGTTGCGTCGTTTCCATCCCGAAATCCACTTGGTAATAGAATCGATCAAAAACTTCGAATCGGTGTTGATTTGAAGCTGCTGAATGCCTTGCTCACGGGCGATTCGGATTGCTAACGAGGCAGCCTGTATCTCGCCGCAATTGTTTGTGGCCCGTCCGCTCACCGGTTTGGATGTGTTCctatgaaaacaaaattatgtaCGCTGATTATTTCTTTGGAAACAGCCGAATTGCACCATGTATCCTTACAATGCATGCCCTTCGTCAAAGTACACTCCAGCACCGGCACATGCTTTTGCTGTTCCATTGCCCTCGCAGGACCCATCCGTGTACACGTGCACAAATCCATCGTTGTCCTGCAAAAAGCTATGCTCTCCAAACTGGACCTTTTTGCATCCCGGAGTTGGAACTTCCTCGAGCAGAATGGTCTTTTTCGCTTGCTTACTACATGGTGCTAACGTTGTACTCGTAGAAGCACttcgttttcctttccaaTTCGTTGGAGGTTGCTTGTTTGCAGTAAGAACGCTTCTTGTATTGCCGCCGCTACCTGCGTGAGTTGTAATAAATTGTTGTGCTTCCGCTTGTGTGGTAAACTTTTTAAATCGAGCACCGGTAAATCCATTTACCTGGGCCTGGCATTCGGGCCTAGAAAACAAGCTAGATGTTATAATACATGAAGCTTATGTTTGCAACAAATGCATTGCTTACCACGTTGCGAATATGCCCACTTGGCGTCCTTTGGCAACCGCATAGAACGGCATCGCGCGGGATGCGATCGTACGCAGAAGCATACAGCTGTTGAAAGATAATGGTCGATCAGAAGGAGTTGGGAGCTTGTACGCGCCCAGCTGACATATTTCTACCGGAACAAAGGTTCCAcgaattgttgtttgtttacattgtcACAGTTGACAGTTTACGCCCAGCTGACTCTACTGGATTACTAGTTTAAAAAGACGCTAAAAAGATTCTCGTGCGGACTTCGTCGATCGAGCGAGTCCGTGTAATACAGCAGAAAGTAGAAATAAGCATCACACTTACGGTATAGCTTAAAAggatattttatttccaattctcaatcttcgaatacaacaaaaaatagcagAAAGGCATCTCCTGTCGATAGCCGACACGGGTATATTGTAAACACTAGCTAAAATTGGAAAGCAGGATCAACAAAAACGTCTTCGGTACATCTAAGAATTTCTCCTAGGCATAATATAGGTTGTCGCTGTAATTATCATTCATTTTTGCCCTAGGCGTCTTTATCGAAACAGCGTCAACCGCCGATTGCCCGGAAACCGTCCTTCGTTTGAAAGGGCCGCGTGAATGTCCTTTATCTCCGGAATGCCCTTAATTTCCCCACGGGCGGCCATTGCAGGAGCAGATACAAGCATTTTCCGCGCAACGTTTTGCACATCTTCGGCAGTAATTTTCTCTACAAATGAAAGAACATCCGTTAGATTATGCGTTTTTTTGCGTACGGAGAAAGCTTACCAATTTCTTGAATAAAGTGTTCCGGTCGCCGACGTTCACCGGTCGCCAGTACCTGTCGTCCGATGTCCTCAAACACAACCGGTCTGGCCTCCAGGTTCATCAACAGCATCGACTGCAGCTGTGTCTTGGCTCGCCGCAGCTCCTGATCACCGGGACGGGCCTGCATCGTGTACAGTTCCCGAGTGATGACCTCCACCAGGCTGCGGACGTGTGTCGGTGGTGCGGTGGCATGAATGCAGAACAAACCCGTATCACCGTATGCATGGTTGTACGCGGTCGCACTGTACATCCAATGGTACCGATTAAGCACGTTCGTGTAGAGGCGCGTGTACATGCCCTTGCCAGGGCCACCGGCCGAAAACGATCCGCCACCGCCCATCATCATGTTAAGGACGCAGGCAGCAATGAAATCTTTATCCTGATGGGAGCAACCCTTCAATCCAATCACAACGTGCGCTAACTCCGGGAGACCTACAGCCGCGTAAACCGGGATGGCACATTCCTCTAGCTTCGATCCACCAGTGTACTGCGCCACGGATGTGTCCACACCTTTCGGATGGGGCGAAGcgcttttttcattttcccatgTGGCCGAACCTTGCACAAAGTAGCGCTCGGCCAGTCGAACTAACTCATCGTGCGGAACGCCAACACCGGCCAGTACCATCCGTTCCGGAGTGTGATGTAGGCTTAGGTAAGACAGCAGCGTGTCACGATCGATCGTGGGAACATTCTCGGAAGGGCACAACTTGGGAAAACCGAGCGTATTGTCGCGATAGGCGGCCGCGTGCACCATGTCCATCACAATCGGTTCCTGTTCCGGACGCATGCCGAGTGTTTCCAGATCGAACTGTACCGCTTGCCGAGCTAGCTCTACCTCGTCCATCGATAGCTGCGGACGGAGTACGACCTCCGACAGAATGCGCGTCACCGATTCCAACCCTCGGCTGTCCGCGCTGGCCGCATATACGAACGTATCCCTAGTGCTCTGGCAGTCACAAATTCCACCGTGTCGCTCAAGCTCCCGGAAGATTACATCACGCTCCCCGTACTCGGAGGTCGACTGAAAGGCAAGCTTCTCCAGGAAGTGGGAAATGCCGCTCGGGTATGCCAATTCGTACCGTGGCCCAGAATCAATCACCACGCCGACTGTGCAGAACTGTCCGAACCGATTCTCGGACGCTACCCGTAGTCCGTTGCTGAGCCGTGTGACTTGCGTGACATTACTCTGATCTCCCGGCCGGGCGTACTGTACCGGTGGCAGATTGGGAATGGGCTGCGAAAGGGGCGGGAGTGGTGTAACGACGTCTTTCGAGGGCACATTAATGGTGGTCCCGTCGGGGTCGCTTGCCCGCCCGCCGGATGTTTCGCTTGCAAACGAACGCCAGTGTAAAGTGTTGCTGTAGCTACAAGAGAGGggcgaaaaaacaacaaccattaTCGCACACTTCACGAGGAACGAATTTTCTTGTCCGGGACATTTACCATTTGTTCAGCAGGATTCGTTTGCTCAGCGCTCGCACGTTGTATGGTAGAGACATTTTCTAGCTGCAATCGACAGGTTTTGAGGATCtgatttcaataaaattaacacaaaTTCACGGTCGATAACGTGCGCAACTCTGgactttgttttgcaattcgGAGAACAGTCTGTATTGAACATACGCGGTAAATGCGTTCTGAAATATTGTTTATATTCCGTTCTAAGGAGTCCAATAGTTTAATTATACATTGCGCAATAAAATGCATAATTGAATCTTGAGAATTTATTGATCTATTATTTATGCGATTGAAATTCTaacgaaaaatattatttatcacAATAAAATGGGAACACATTGATGCAGAAATGTGATAACTTAAAAGTGTAGAAATAAAACCAACGCAATAGACGCAATGcgctgtcaaatttcaaaattcGCGTATTTCGTGTACTGCGTATAGCGTGAACAAAGTGTATTTGGGTCTGTCTGTCCCGTCTGTGTCTAGCTGTGCTTGTGATTCGTTTAATTCTCTTCTACGTAAAACCGGCACCCATAATCCTGGAAATAGTGCCTCTCTATTGTAATAGCAACGCTCAATACCGGCCCATAGATTTGTGGTGCGTGTTGGGTTTTAGGCAGTTTCGCACAAACGGTACAAACTGGATGACGCTACGGTTCGTACAGCCATGGAGTACTACGCCATTTTCATACCCAACAACACGTCCAACTTCGGTAAGTTTTGCGGATTGACCGTTGTGGTTCAAAATGTGTACTGATTTGCCCGCATCTTGTAGCGATCAAAAGCttctacaacaacaaaattgaAGCATTGGGTGCATTGAAGCTGCACAAAGATGCACGAATGAAAGCATTTTCCACGAGCGAAGAAGCGGTCTACTTTTACCTGCATGGACCATCTGAAGGAGCGGCtactgttggtggtggtgcagctGCTGTAGCAGGTAAGTCACGTTCGTTTGCGACCCTGAATGCACTCGGGTGAAATCAAAGTAATGCACGCCCTTTTCATCCCCTTTCATTTACCAACAGCGCCCGGGAGTCCGATACCGACCGCTGAGCGTAAGGTACCGAAGTCACCGTTCGTCGCCCCATCGAGCCAGAAGCTGGTAGCGTTCCGGAAGCTAATCGAAGCCAACAACATCGAAGAAGTGCGCACAATGGTTCTGCAAAATCCACGCTATCTTATCAGCTCAGGTGACACACCAACCATCCTTAAGGAGGGGCCACGGTACAACGCCCTGCACATCACTGCTATTGAGGGACGGAGCGACATATGCCGACTAATACTGCAAACGATAGAAAATCCAGCCTACATTGAGCTGCTGCACGGACAACGCTCGTCCTCGACCGATGAGGTTACTGCCATACTGCTCGACCTGTATCTAAACACACCGGACAAATGCCGGAACGAAACGCCTCTCCATTTTGCCGCCAAACTCGGCTGGGTGGAAGTGGTGAAGGAACTGATTGCCTTTCCGCAGTGCCAGGTGAAGCCAAACGCGGACGGGTTGTATCCGCGGGAAATTATCTGCAGTCGAGCTAAGCAAGCCAACAACACGGTCGAAATACGGGAAGCTATTTATGCGTTGttgaaggaaaactttttcgTTCCGGTGATTCGCACGGAGGACAACAGCATACCGCCCGTCGTGGGTGAACCGTTCTCACCGACCGAACTTCCTAAACTGGATGAATCGAGAGACAAGTTGAACACCCGTCGCGAAATTAAAGCGTATGCTGGTCCGATGGACCAGGAAAAAGCGCTACGGTTTTGTAAGCGTTGGAAAACGCCACCCAGATTGAAGATTCTTGGAGCGGCAATGGTGCAGAGCGATAGCAAGTTGTCGGAGATGAGAAAAAGCTCGACTCCGATCAAGGCAGCCGCTCGGCGACTGTTTGCGAACCGTTCGTTCGATGGCAGACTGGAAGAGGAGCAGGCTGGCGAACAGGAGCAACGTCATAACAATAACACGCTCATCGATTCAAGTCTGGACGAAAGCCTGGAACAGTTGGAAAAATTCATCCCCGACGACAATGGCAATCACTTACGAATGTCTGTTCCGTATACGCCCAATAGACTGTTCTTTTCGTACCGCAATCATCTAGCGAACGATAGCATCGATACGGAAGATTCGTACTGTGTCAATGACGCAGACGCTGCCAACTTTAGCTACGTGTGCGAGGAAACGCAAACGACGTACGAGAA
Protein-coding sequences here:
- the LOC128304034 gene encoding ribonuclease H1-like, producing the protein MLLRTIASRAMPFYAVAKGRQVGIFATWPECQAQVNGFTGARFKKFTTQAEAQQFITTHAGSGGNTRSVLTANKQPPTNWKGKRSASTSTTLAPCSKQAKKTILLEEVPTPGCKKVQFGEHSFLQDNDGFVHVYTDGSCEGNGTAKACAGAGVYFDEGHALNTSKPVSGRATNNCGEIQAASLAIRIAREQGIQQLQINTDSKFLIDSITKWISGWKRRNWTLASGGPVKNKADFQELDRELRTGDMKIKWNHVDAHCGILGNERADQLARKGSEMYRNQQR
- the LOC128302317 gene encoding mitochondrial-processing peptidase subunit alpha isoform X2 — translated: MSLPYNVRALSKRILLNKCNTLHWRSFASETSGGRASDPDGTTINVPSKDVVTPLPPLSQPIPNLPPVQYARPGDQSNVTQVTRLSNGLRVASENRFGQFCTVGVVIDSGPRYELAYPSGISHFLEKLAFQSTSEYGERDVIFRELERHGGICDCQSTRDTFVYAASADSRGLESVTRILSEVVLRPQLSMDEVELARQAVQFDLETLGMRPEQEPIVMDMVHAAAYRDNTLGFPKLCPSENVPTIDRDTLLSYLSLHHTPERMVLAGVGVPHDELVRLAERYFVQGSATWENEKSASPHPKGVDTSVAQYTGGSKLEECAIPVYAAVGLPELAHVVIGLKGCSHQDKDFIAACVLNMMMGGGGSFSAGGPGKGMYTRLYTNVLNRYHWMYSATAYNHAYGDTGLFCIHATAPPTHVRSLVEVITRELYTMQARPGDQELRRAKTQLQSMLLMNLEARPVVFEDIGRQVLATGERRRPEHFIQEIEKITAEDVQNVARKMLVSAPAMAARGEIKGIPEIKDIHAALSNEGRFPGNRRLTLFR
- the LOC128302317 gene encoding mitochondrial-processing peptidase subunit alpha isoform X1, with translation MSLPYNVRALSKRILLNKCYSNTLHWRSFASETSGGRASDPDGTTINVPSKDVVTPLPPLSQPIPNLPPVQYARPGDQSNVTQVTRLSNGLRVASENRFGQFCTVGVVIDSGPRYELAYPSGISHFLEKLAFQSTSEYGERDVIFRELERHGGICDCQSTRDTFVYAASADSRGLESVTRILSEVVLRPQLSMDEVELARQAVQFDLETLGMRPEQEPIVMDMVHAAAYRDNTLGFPKLCPSENVPTIDRDTLLSYLSLHHTPERMVLAGVGVPHDELVRLAERYFVQGSATWENEKSASPHPKGVDTSVAQYTGGSKLEECAIPVYAAVGLPELAHVVIGLKGCSHQDKDFIAACVLNMMMGGGGSFSAGGPGKGMYTRLYTNVLNRYHWMYSATAYNHAYGDTGLFCIHATAPPTHVRSLVEVITRELYTMQARPGDQELRRAKTQLQSMLLMNLEARPVVFEDIGRQVLATGERRRPEHFIQEIEKITAEDVQNVARKMLVSAPAMAARGEIKGIPEIKDIHAALSNEGRFPGNRRLTLFR